The following is a genomic window from Corallococcus soli.
AACGAACATGCCTCCGGAGATGCGCTCCGGCGCGGCGAAGGCCTCGCGCTGGAACGTACAGGCTTCTTGAAGACCCGCATCGCAGGCGGCGGAGAGGTCGCCCGAGGCGCGCTTGAGGTCCTCGGGGGTCGGAGCTCCCTTCAGCAGTTGAACAGCTTCGGCGAAGACCGCCGGGGCCTGTTCGGGCTCCAGCTCGACCGTGGGCTCATCCGGCTGGCCACCGCTGCCCAACGACGCGCTCCCCTGGATGACGCGCTCCACGGGCTTGTCCTCCAACAGACCTTCCAGGGCCAATGACAGATGACCATGACTCGCGGGCAGCTTCGGGATGCCGCGATGGCCACAACCGGTCAAGACAAGAAGCAGGGAGAGGAGGCACGGACCCAGGCGCATGGGCCGGCACCTTATGCCATGGCGTGCTGGAGCGACCTCGCTCGCCCGGAACCTCACGGGGAGGAAGGGGCCACACCCGCCGCGGGTGCGACCGAGGTCGTCGCGGCCACCAGGTTCCCGGCCCCATCCTTCGCCAGACCATACAGCTTGAACGCCCCCGCCACGGCCGGCAGGCGCACGCGCCATGAGCCCGGCGCCGCTCCCTTCCGGGATTCCAGGGTCGTCACGCCATCGCGCGCCTCCCGCGTGGCCGCGCCCCGGAAGTTGTATGCGAACGACACCTCCAGCGGAGCTCCCGCCGGAGCGCTGACCTCGAAGTCCACGAGCGCCCAGGTGGCCGCGCCGTCCTTCTCCACGCCCCGGACGGACAGTCGCACCGGCACCGGCAGCGGGGGCTGGGGCTTCCTGCCCGTGTAGGCCTCCCGCACCGCGTGCCACGCCGGACGGGTGGACGTCCCCGACAGCATTCCCAGCCACAGGCCGGTGTGGTCGAAGGACGCGCTGTAGTTGAAGACAAACAATCCCAGACACCGGCCTGCCTGGACCTGGGGCCCCAGCGCGTTGCGCCAGCCGTCCACGATGACGTCGTACTTCTCCCCGTCTCCCGGCTCGATGCGCAGGCCCTGCGCGTCCTTCGGCGCTTCCCATTCCCCCTGGGCGCCGAACTCGGTGATGAACCACGGCTTGCGGCCTCCCGCCTGCTTCACCGCCTCGGGCAGCGCATGGATGCCCCGGCCATAGACGTTCAGCCCATAGGCATCCAGCGAGGGCGCGTACTTCTCCCAGAACGGCACCCCGAGCGTCCACGCATCCACCGACAGCACGGGGTGCTCGGCGTCCGCCTTCTTCACCGCCCGGACGACCTTCTCCAGGAAGCGCGCGTAGGCGACCTTGGACGCGTCGTCCGGTGAATTGAGGATGACCTCGTTGCCCAGGCCCCACGCGAGCACGGCCGGGTGGTTCTTGAAGCGGCGCACCTGCTTCAGCGTGGCCTGGAGCTGCGCCTCCCGTCCCTTCGCGTCGCGCACGTAGTCGAAGGCGTCGTCGTTCTCCATGCCGGGGCGGCCCGGGCGCAACCACAGTCCCACCAGCACCCGCAGGCCGTGCTTGTGCGCGGCGTCGAGCAGCGCGGCCGTCTCCTCGCCGGTGCCCCAGGTGCGCAGCGTGTTCACGCCCACGGCGCTCAGCCGCGCGCAGTCCTGGTCGAAGTTCGAGGGGCCTCCGGAGCCGCTGAAGGTGACGCCCTTCGCCACGTAGGGCTTGCCGTCCACCTCCAGCCTCCAGCCCTCCCCCGCCTTCACGATGGCGGTGCGAGCCTCCACGTCCCCCGTCGGGACGAGGAGCGCGGTCAGGAGCAGGACGCCGACAGCGGCAGCGCGGGCATGGGCCATGGGTCCGTCAGTCTAACGGAAGGCGCACAGCCCACCCGTCCTGTCGCCCTGGACGTCGTGAAGCAGTCAGCCTCCCTCGCGTATGGCCCATGGATTTGTCCGCGACTGCCGGAGGGGGAGGCTCGGGCTGGAAGCCCCTCTCCGGGGACGAGGTGTCCCAGCCTGTCCGACAGTCGGCCAGATTTCCCAAAGCGATGCCCGGCACGTCCCTCCGCTCGGCTCTTCTGGCCAGGCTCGCCAGGGTTGAGACCCAAGACTCGGAGCGCCCCGCCGTCCGGTTCCACGGGAAGAGCGTGCGCATGGGGAGGCGTGCTCCACGCGCGCCACGGTGTCCTCTGCGGCGGGCGCGAGTGGGTAATGAATTGGTGGCGAACTGCCTGGCCAGGGACCAGGCGCGCACCGGTCGCCCCCGCCACTTCGCACGGTTTCGTGCTAGCCCCAGGGGTCGTGGATCCGCTCGTGACCCTCCTCGAACCGGCCCCCCGGATGGAAGACGTGCCCGGCGTCTTCCCGAGCCCCTTCGACGCCCTGGGCCCGCACCCCCTCGCGCGCCAGGCCGCCGGTGCGCTGCTGGCCACGCTGCGCGAAGGCGTCATCGCCCCGGGGCTCTCCAGCCGCATCCTCGAAGGGCCGGAAGGCGGGAAGATGTTCGGCGTGCTGGTGGTGCGCCAGCGGGATGGACACCTGGGCGTGCTGCAAGCCTTCTCCGCGATGCTCGCGGGCCACTGGGACGTGCCGGGCTTCGTGCCGCCCCTCTTCGACCGCGAGGCCCGCGCCCGGGTGGAGCCCATCGCCGAAACCACCGTGAAGGCCCTGCTCCACCGCGCCGAAGCATGGAGCACGTCAGGCGAGCTGCTCGGCCTGCGCGCGGACGACGACGACCGGAAGGCCCGCGAGGTCACGGAGCGCGAGGCCCTCCGGCAGCGGCACGACGACCGCCGCCGCCAGCGCCACGCACGCCGCGCTGAGCTCCTCGCCGTCACGGACCTCGGCGGCGACGCACAGGCGAAGCTCCTCGCCGCCACGGACCTTGGCGGCGACGCGCGCGCGGAGGCACTGCACGCGCTTGACCAGGAGAGCCGGGGCGACAAGGCGGAGAAGCGGCGCTGGGAAGCCGCCCAGGAGGCGCTGCGGCGCGACCTGGCCCCCCGCCGCGCGAAGGCCGAACGCCGGCTGCGCGCCCTGGACCGCCTGCGGCGCATCGTCTCCCGCGGCTTCATGAAGCAGCTGCACGACACCTACGCCATCACCAACGCGCGAGGCCAGACACGCCCCCTGCGCACGCTCTACGCCGGCGCGGAGCCGCCCTCCGGTGCAGGTGACTGCGCGGGCGCGAAGCTGCTCGGTTACGCGTTCGCGCACGGCCTT
Proteins encoded in this region:
- a CDS encoding glycoside hydrolase family 2 TIM barrel-domain containing protein; translation: MAHARAAAVGVLLLTALLVPTGDVEARTAIVKAGEGWRLEVDGKPYVAKGVTFSGSGGPSNFDQDCARLSAVGVNTLRTWGTGEETAALLDAAHKHGLRVLVGLWLRPGRPGMENDDAFDYVRDAKGREAQLQATLKQVRRFKNHPAVLAWGLGNEVILNSPDDASKVAYARFLEKVVRAVKKADAEHPVLSVDAWTLGVPFWEKYAPSLDAYGLNVYGRGIHALPEAVKQAGGRKPWFITEFGAQGEWEAPKDAQGLRIEPGDGEKYDVIVDGWRNALGPQVQAGRCLGLFVFNYSASFDHTGLWLGMLSGTSTRPAWHAVREAYTGRKPQPPLPVPVRLSVRGVEKDGAATWALVDFEVSAPAGAPLEVSFAYNFRGAATREARDGVTTLESRKGAAPGSWRVRLPAVAGAFKLYGLAKDGAGNLVAATTSVAPAAGVAPSSP
- a CDS encoding RluA family pseudouridine synthase codes for the protein MTLLEPAPRMEDVPGVFPSPFDALGPHPLARQAAGALLATLREGVIAPGLSSRILEGPEGGKMFGVLVVRQRDGHLGVLQAFSAMLAGHWDVPGFVPPLFDREARARVEPIAETTVKALLHRAEAWSTSGELLGLRADDDDRKAREVTEREALRQRHDDRRRQRHARRAELLAVTDLGGDAQAKLLAATDLGGDARAEALHALDQESRGDKAEKRRWEAAQEALRRDLAPRRAKAERRLRALDRLRRIVSRGFMKQLHDTYAITNARGQTRPLRTLYAGAEPPSGAGDCAGAKLLGYAFAHGLEPVALAEFWWGTPPASGGRIQGEFYPACRDKCGPLLPFMLEGIQVSAPRSFVPPPAPTADLSIVFEDAWLVIIDKPCGLLSVPGRDAALTDSALTRLRARHPHATGPLLVHRLDLDTSGLLVAALDARTHAALQRQFLHREVDKRYVALIDGPVRGDSGTITLPLRVDLDDRPRQMVDPVHGKSAVTDWRVLQREEGRTRMAFHPRTGRTHQLRVHAAHPQGLGAPIVGDPLYGHANRRLFLHAEALCFVHPATGQRVSFTRAAPF